In Zingiber officinale cultivar Zhangliang chromosome 3A, Zo_v1.1, whole genome shotgun sequence, the DNA window TTAACACACCTATATTATAGGGGCTGGTTATTTGTTTATCTCCAGTTTCATTATTAATTTTCAGTATACTGATATCATTCATTTAGAGGAAGGATTGTCAGCTCGGGGATTTGATGTTGTAAGGCTGAATACCTATAATACTGTAAGATTCTTAATCTTTCTTTCTAAGCACTCTTGAAGTCTTTTTCTTTGATCACTTCTAAGAATTGGACATGAGTGCTAACTATCTATACATATGTATACTTGTTTGTCAAACTTCCAACTTTTCTTTCTATATTCTAATATCAGCATTCAAGTTTGATAACTAGCTCATGTACCAGGAATAAAGCTATATCTTCCTAATTGTATGACATAGAAAGATTAGTaattacttatttttttattgaGGTATGCATGTCTAGGGATCACATGAGTATTGAGATAGGCAAATTCAAGGCAGCTCCTTGTGAAAATAAGTCGCTGGTGAAGCTTTTAGGACACTGAGAAAAATTGAAGACCTAAAACAGACTTGGGAAAAAAAGTATTGATAGCAATCAGCTACTTTTGAACTGTGCTAACTCCTACCAAAAAAAACCAAGTGCTCTTGGATAAGAACCATTGTGGAAGCTACCAAATAGGTAACTGAACACAGGTTGCTAATATCTCAATAACTGAGATACTAACAATTATGGCCGGTAGCGAAGTGATTTGCATGcttattaaattaagttttgtTTATGAAAAAAAGAAGATACCATGTTATTCATCCTAGTAAAAGGTTTTAACAAGTTAATCTTTCATGTCATTCATTTCTTTGGGTAATATTAGAATTACTAATTGCACAGACTAGAAATCCTGGGTACTTTTATCATTGTACAACATTTAGTTTGCATTTTCCAATGCAAGcacttgtgtgtgtgtgtgtgcgcgtgcgatatttatccttcttgttttagttttgtgGTCTATTTGTCTCCTTTGCCCATGCATATAGATAGATTAATAGAATCCAGGTTTAAAGTTGGTACTGTTAATGCATTCATTTGTGGTTTTTTCTGTTGTGGAGTCCTGTTCTATTTATCCTGACCTTAGCACTAGCACGATGTGTTAGTAGACCTAAATTTCCAGCAAGATCTTCCACTTGTCTTTTAAGTGCATGAATTACTTTGGCCTGTGTGGCTTCCTAACTCCCTATATCTCATTACTGTCATGAGGAGTGAGATATATTAACAAAGGATGTTCTACTGACTATTAGATACAATGTTTTAGAACAAAGATGAGTAGAGGATGGATGAAGTGATATAGGGGTGTATAATGAGTTCTTTATTGTAGGAAGCTGATGGGTTCCATTAGAATAGTATATCACTTGACTGCCTTATGCTAGCTCTCTGCTCATTTTTTTTAGATAATGCAACTACATTAAGGGCCCTGGTTATCCCCAGCTTAACTAGGTGActtctttttaaaaatatcttaggGTTAAATGGATGGGAAGTTGTGCCTTGGAACTTGTAGTTGGCTGACCTAGAATTATACAACTTGGTAATCTATAATTTGGAAGTTGGCACAAAAAGATGTTTTATGGAAAAACATAGATGGGCCATTCTTATCCTTCCTTCAACTTCCTTTGCTCTCATCATATTATTAACTTGTATTCTTATTACATCTTACTACATTTCACTATAATTTACCCTGTTTCTGGTTAAAAGATCAATTTTGTGCATGACTTCCTGTCAGCTAGCTGTTGAACGTGTGGAGAAAAAGACTTTGGAACTTGCTCTTTCTTCTCCAGTTGTAGCTGTGGCTTCCCCTTCTGCAGTCCGGTATAAACAAATGCCTATTTGTGTCATTTTTTCTTTCATGTTTGTTGCATTGTTGTTTgctctttttatattttttttggagGCAAGGAGACAAGAATGGAACAACATTCCTATATTTTACTTCTGTAAAACAATAGTTTCTGGCTCTTTACTGGTATATTTGAAGCTAAGAAAGATAGCAACTTTATACCTACCTTCTTGATATTTATCATTGTAGAAATCGTTTTGCTCTGTGTGGCGCTTCAATTTGTTTCGCCCTTCTACCTGAAATGGCATGTTCTTTTGCCggcttttaattttaaagatgattGATTAATTCATTTACCAATGTCAACAGTGCATGGGTTAATTTTATCCCAAAAGCAGAGAATTGGGACAATTCAGTTGCTTGTATTGGCGAGACAACTGGTTTAGCTGCCAAAAAACTAGGTTTGAAGAATGTGTACTATCCAAAAAATCCAGGTCTTGAAGGGTATTCTCCCCATTCTCTCCCTCATTTTTAGCTTGCAGTAAAATTTGTATTGCCTCATGCAAATAGTTCCTTCTTTTCATCCGTATCATTATTTGTATATGGATATGATCACTTGGCTAGCTGCGACATTAGCTTTCTATTTGATATTTTGGATGCCTTGTTTTCTTGCTGTATATTATTTAGATCTGCAGTCGCATAtggcatttaaaaaaaaatggataaCCATTCGTCAATACAAGACATCAGAGaagaaataaaaatcaaatacaTACAAAAATTTTGGAAATCGAGACACCATGATCAAGATAATTTTGTTATTGTCAATCATTAACTTATCTTGAATTCTTGCAAGCATAGACATGGTAGTCAAGGTAACGTGTGCTTCTGCACGTGTCAAGAAGTACCAGCTCAGTATCAATGTAATTAATACAGAGAGAACTCGGACAGGGAAACAATTTTAAGTCCCCATGCACTTTTAATCTCATGTAAACACTCGTGTTCTTTAAAagctaatattttcaaaaaacaaCTTTGGTCTTGACAGGTGGGTTGACAGCATACTAGAAGCTTTGAGAGTTCACGGTGAAGGCCAACAGGTTCATATATTTCTAAGATCCTTTTTAGAATATTTCTTTCTGAGACTTTTCTCTCATGACAAGAACcatgcattattttttttttttttttaattttgttatcAGGCACTGTTTTGCTGAGAAGGAAACAATCATGGAAccaagaagttttttttttctggtCATTTATTGGCTATGCAGATTGACAGATCTTTAGTTAAATGCTTTAGTGTTTGAACGAATTAACTAAGTATTCTATCTGAATCCTAGCTAAGAAATATATCGACTAAATGCCAATTCTTTCTGTACATAACCCTAATGTCTGAAACACGCAGAGTGAGATAAATTACATTAAGGTGGTTAGAGTTCAATGCAACAAAATGATTGTTTGTCTTCGAGACATGTTGTTCCTACTTAGAAGTTGTTGCAAGTTGATTTATAAATCAATTTGGATtattaagttataaaattatattttgtaCATCAGAAAGGGTGAACCGACCAATTGTAATGTTCCAAGTTGTCAAAAGTTTCTACGCCAAGTGTGGGTTTCTGTCGCAAGCACGGAAGGTGTTCAACTAAATGCCTGAAAGAGATATTGTTGCCTGGGCTGTGATGCTGAAGGCCTATGCTGATGGAGGGGACTACTGGAGTGAAATGATGCACCTATTTGTAGAGATGTTGTGCGAAGCCATCACACCAAATTCTGACACAATGCTGAGCCTACACCTGATCTGGGTGAGCAGCTCCAAGCATTTGCAGTTAAGTGGGTATTGGATTCTGATGCTTTTGTTGGGAGTTCCTTGGTCAGTGTCTATTATAGAAATCGGAGCCGTGGTCTTCGACAGAATTCCTCAGACAGATGTAGTCTGCTAACTGTTTGATATTGGGGTATGGAAGAGCTTGGATAGCAGAGGGCCTCATATCTTTGTACTCTGAAATGTGCTCGAAGGAATTGATGCCGAATCAATCTACATTTGTAGGACTGCTCAGCGGATGTGCACATTCTGGTTTGATTGTCTTGTCAAAGCAGTTTTATGCTCAAGTAATTGTGCGGGGATTCGGTTTCAATGAGGTTGTCCAAGTGATGCTCGTTGATATGTATGCAAAGTATGGTGACATTGAATCTGGTCGCATTGCCTTTGATATGTCTACGGTTAAACAGAAGGTTGCTATTTGGAACTCACTAATTTGCGGCTATGGAAAGCATGGGCGCAGTCTGGAGGCCCTGGGAGTTTTTGATTTCATGGAATTTGCCTCTGTCCATCCTGATCACACTACTTTCACCTGTCTCCTATTAGCTTGCAGCCACTCGGGGTGGGCAGATGATGGACGGAGATTGTCTTGCTTGATGCAGAAGCGATATGGAGTACCATCCAGAGAGGAGCACTATAGTTGCATGGTGGATCTCTTCGGGCGAGCTGGAATGGTGAAGGAAGCCTATGAACTTATAATTAGATCAGCATGCAAATTGGGACCTTCTGTATGGGGTGGTGCTCTACTGGGTGCCTGTAAACTCCATGAAGATTCAACTATCGGAGAAATTGTCGCAGAAGCTCTTTGAGCTAGAGCCAGAGTGCTCAGGATCATATGTTGCATTGTGTAACATCTACTCTGTGGGGAAGCAGTGGCAGGCGAATGACGTCAGAGAGTTAATGGATGATTGGAATATATCGAAAGATACCAGTCACAGTTGGATCGAAGTTGGTGGACTGGTGCACAACAGGTTCAGAGCAGGCAGTGGAAGCTTGGATTACACAACTGTTTGAATGAAGTATATTTGGTTTGTAGAGACTTGACTTGCATGCTTTTGCCTGTGATACATACAGAGAGAGTT includes these proteins:
- the LOC122050256 gene encoding pentatricopeptide repeat-containing protein At5g04780, mitochondrial-like; the encoded protein is MPNQSTFVGLLSGCAHSGLIVLSKQFYAQVIVRGFGFNEVVQVMLVDMYAKYGDIESGRIAFDMSTVKQKVAIWNSLICGYGKHGRSLEALGVFDFMEFASVHPDHTTFTCLLLACSHSGWADDGRRLSCLMQKRYGVPSREEHYSCMVDLFGRAGMVKEAYELIIRSACKLGPSIQLSEKLSQKLFELEPECSGSYVALCNIYSVGKQWQANDVRELMDDWNISKDTSHSWIEVGGLVHNSTWNDENVLENALNIWKANNNNKDFKYMYVWRVLREYEKYVPQSVAHYSSKKTRTSESGGNTSTSNPDKSIGVDDSEVCIRSIGQKTEKRKNKSKVGDTMEQNINKE